A portion of the Streptomyces sp. NBC_01335 genome contains these proteins:
- a CDS encoding GTP-binding protein: MAGAAKILVVGPLGVGKTTLIGTVSEIEPLFTEAAMTQAGARVDTVVDSGKTTTTVALDFGRLTIDGDLVLYLFGTPGQQRFLPAWRDLAKGALGALALVDTRDLTASFDALGNLEDLDLPFAVAVNVFPGSPLHDTADLRDALDLLPGTPLVLCDARDEESSIRALIALVSHLIHVATEPS; this comes from the coding sequence GTGGCGGGGGCGGCGAAGATCCTGGTCGTCGGCCCGCTGGGGGTCGGCAAGACCACGCTGATCGGGACCGTCTCGGAGATCGAGCCGCTCTTCACCGAGGCAGCGATGACCCAGGCGGGCGCCCGGGTCGACACCGTCGTGGACAGCGGAAAGACGACCACCACGGTCGCCCTGGACTTCGGCCGGCTGACCATCGACGGCGACCTGGTGCTCTACCTGTTCGGTACGCCGGGCCAGCAGCGGTTCCTGCCCGCGTGGCGGGATCTCGCCAAGGGCGCGCTGGGGGCGCTGGCCCTGGTGGACACCCGGGACCTGACCGCGTCGTTCGACGCCCTCGGCAACCTGGAGGACCTGGATCTGCCGTTCGCCGTCGCCGTGAACGTCTTCCCCGGCAGTCCGTTGCACGACACGGCCGATCTGCGCGACGCGCTCGATCTGCTGCCCGGGACACCGCTGGTCCTGTGCGACGCCCGCGACGAGGAGTCGTCGATCCGGGCCCTGATCGCCCTCGTCAGCCACCTCATCCATGTCGCCACGGAGCCTTCATGA
- the pstA gene encoding phosphate ABC transporter permease PstA, with amino-acid sequence MTLAPEAPRASGGADPAPGAAPRTVLPGPARTKDPAGERRRSLTPLRASDLYALLGSAAGSLSLTWLVFARLTPFNGVVGFVVVAYVLFLGLYALVVSLDEDGPAVVDRVAAAVIRSLGLLLVAILVYVVVYALFEGRKALAHLNFFTEDMRFAGPLEPLSVGGALHAAVGTLIMITIALLVTVPIGLVCAVFLNEVPGPFARFVRTVVEAMTALPSIVAGLFIYATVILAVGMDRSGFAAALSLSVMMLPIVIRAADVVVRLVPGTLREASYALGTSRWRTVWHVILPTCRSGLTTSVILGTARGIGETSPVLLTAGFTAEMNWDPFSGPMVSLPLATFTFVRSPEPNMISRGFGTAALLMALVLLLFVVARVLGGRGPGQLSRGQEHRRVTASRRDAARFAARFAARGSVRPAGPSAGLGPGPGPNARPTTP; translated from the coding sequence ATGACCCTGGCCCCTGAAGCGCCCCGCGCGTCCGGTGGCGCGGACCCGGCTCCCGGCGCCGCGCCCCGTACCGTCCTGCCCGGGCCCGCCCGTACGAAGGACCCCGCCGGCGAGCGGCGGCGGTCCCTGACCCCGTTGCGCGCGAGCGACCTGTACGCCCTGCTCGGCTCGGCCGCCGGATCGCTCTCGCTGACCTGGCTCGTCTTCGCCCGGCTCACCCCGTTCAACGGCGTGGTCGGGTTCGTCGTCGTGGCGTACGTCCTCTTCCTGGGGCTGTACGCCCTGGTGGTCTCGCTGGACGAGGACGGCCCGGCGGTCGTGGACCGGGTGGCCGCCGCCGTGATCCGTTCCCTCGGACTGCTGCTGGTCGCGATCCTCGTGTACGTCGTCGTCTACGCGCTCTTCGAGGGCCGCAAGGCACTGGCGCACCTCAACTTCTTCACCGAGGACATGCGGTTCGCCGGTCCGCTGGAGCCGTTGTCGGTGGGTGGCGCGCTGCACGCGGCCGTGGGCACGCTCATCATGATCACCATCGCGCTGCTGGTCACCGTGCCCATCGGGCTGGTGTGCGCGGTCTTCCTCAACGAGGTGCCCGGCCCCTTCGCCCGCTTCGTGCGCACGGTGGTCGAGGCGATGACCGCGCTGCCGTCCATCGTGGCCGGTCTCTTCATCTACGCCACCGTGATCCTCGCTGTCGGCATGGACCGCTCCGGCTTCGCGGCGGCGCTCTCGCTCTCCGTGATGATGCTGCCGATCGTGATCCGTGCCGCCGACGTCGTCGTCCGGCTGGTTCCTGGCACCCTGCGTGAGGCCAGTTACGCGCTGGGGACCTCCCGCTGGCGGACGGTCTGGCACGTCATCCTGCCGACCTGCCGCTCCGGGCTGACGACCTCGGTCATCCTCGGCACCGCCCGGGGCATCGGCGAGACCTCGCCGGTGCTCCTCACCGCGGGCTTCACCGCCGAGATGAACTGGGACCCGTTCTCCGGGCCGATGGTGTCGCTGCCGCTGGCCACCTTCACCTTCGTCCGCTCGCCCGAGCCGAACATGATCTCGCGCGGATTCGGTACCGCCGCGCTGCTCATGGCCCTGGTGCTGCTGCTGTTCGTCGTCGCCCGGGTGCTCGGCGGACGCGGCCCCGGGCAGCTCTCGCGCGGCCAGGAGCACCGCCGTGTCACCGCCTCCCGCCGGGACGCGGCGCGGTTCGCGGCCCGGTTCGCGGCGCGGGGCTCCGTACGCCCCGCCGGGCCGTCCGCCGGCCTTGGCCCAGGTCCCGGTCCGAACGCCCGCCCCACGACACCGTGA
- the pstS gene encoding phosphate ABC transporter substrate-binding protein PstS, which translates to MRPATAPARSGVMLLALLLVFGALSAVRAPSADAASYAKITGSGSTWSANAVTQWVRNVKANFGMTVNFTDNGSSQGREQFRNNVVDFAVSEIPYGLTEQGVRDSPPQRGYAYMPIVAGGTSFMYNLKINGKRVTNLRLSGPVLAKIFTGTITRWNDGAIKADNPGLTLPARQIIPVVRSDGSGTTAQFTTWLAKEQTSVWNAYCGKTGRGSGCGMTSNYPLLGGSSMIAKSGSNGVAGHVRQASGEGAITYVEYSYALKTGFPVAKMLNESGFYVEPTAASVAVGLLGAKINTDRSSPSYLTQILDGVYRNDDDRTYPLSSYSYMILPTKEEAGFTKGKGNSLGTFGRYFLCDGQQQAEELGYSPLPKNLVQAGFDQLRKVPGAPTSAIDINKCRNPTFSSDGTNTLAKKAPQPKACDKQGPTQCTTGTAGDTRTTPVKPSASGSGGSSAGGTTGTTTSTGGTSTAGGSTGGQGSGTAGTGGAATDTDGDGQPDATAGATGTTTDGVGGDAGTTVDPDTGEVITDSAVAGDSSVVANPVTLASGSGFGLRGALMALSALLLVALVVVPPLTARTMAARARRRGDTA; encoded by the coding sequence GTGAGACCCGCCACCGCCCCTGCCCGCTCGGGGGTGATGCTGCTGGCCCTGCTGCTGGTGTTCGGCGCGCTCTCGGCCGTCCGGGCACCCTCCGCCGACGCCGCCTCGTACGCGAAGATCACCGGTTCCGGCTCCACCTGGAGCGCCAACGCGGTCACCCAGTGGGTCCGCAACGTCAAGGCCAACTTCGGCATGACGGTCAACTTCACCGACAACGGTTCCTCCCAGGGACGCGAGCAGTTCCGCAACAACGTGGTGGACTTCGCCGTCTCCGAGATCCCGTACGGGCTGACGGAGCAGGGTGTTCGCGACTCGCCCCCGCAGCGCGGCTACGCCTACATGCCGATCGTCGCCGGCGGTACGTCGTTCATGTACAACCTCAAGATCAACGGCAAGCGGGTCACCAACCTGCGGCTCTCCGGCCCGGTCCTCGCGAAGATCTTCACCGGGACGATCACCCGCTGGAACGACGGCGCGATCAAGGCCGACAACCCGGGGCTGACCCTGCCCGCCCGCCAGATCATCCCCGTCGTCCGCTCCGACGGTTCCGGGACGACCGCCCAGTTCACCACCTGGTTGGCCAAGGAGCAGACGTCCGTCTGGAACGCCTACTGCGGCAAGACCGGTCGCGGCAGCGGCTGCGGAATGACCTCGAACTACCCCCTCCTGGGCGGAAGTTCGATGATCGCCAAATCGGGTTCCAACGGTGTCGCGGGCCATGTCCGGCAGGCGTCCGGCGAAGGCGCGATCACCTACGTCGAGTACTCCTACGCCCTGAAGACGGGCTTCCCGGTCGCCAAGATGCTCAACGAGTCGGGCTTCTACGTCGAACCGACCGCCGCCAGCGTGGCCGTCGGCCTGCTCGGTGCGAAGATCAACACCGACAGGAGCAGCCCCTCCTACCTCACCCAGATCCTCGACGGCGTCTACCGCAACGACGACGACCGCACCTACCCGCTGTCCAGTTACAGCTACATGATCCTGCCGACGAAGGAAGAGGCGGGCTTCACCAAGGGCAAGGGCAACTCGCTTGGGACGTTCGGCCGTTACTTCCTCTGCGACGGCCAGCAGCAGGCGGAGGAGCTCGGCTACTCGCCGCTCCCGAAGAACCTCGTGCAGGCCGGCTTCGACCAGCTGCGCAAGGTGCCCGGAGCCCCCACCTCCGCGATCGACATCAACAAGTGCCGCAACCCCACCTTCTCCAGCGACGGCACCAACACCCTGGCCAAGAAGGCGCCCCAGCCGAAGGCGTGCGACAAGCAGGGCCCCACGCAGTGCACCACCGGCACCGCGGGTGACACCAGGACGACCCCGGTCAAGCCCAGCGCCTCCGGCTCCGGCGGCTCCTCCGCGGGCGGCACGACCGGCACCACGACCTCGACGGGCGGCACCTCGACGGCCGGTGGCTCCACCGGCGGCCAGGGCTCGGGGACCGCGGGCACGGGCGGCGCGGCCACGGACACGGACGGCGACGGACAGCCCGACGCGACCGCCGGCGCCACCGGGACCACCACGGACGGCGTCGGCGGCGACGCGGGCACCACGGTCGACCCCGACACCGGCGAAGTGATCACCGACTCCGCGGTCGCCGGGGACAGTTCGGTCGTCGCCAATCCCGTCACCCTCGCCTCGGGCAGCGGCTTCGGGCTGCGCGGCGCGCTGATGGCTCTCTCCGCGCTGCTGCTCGTCGCGCTGGTCGTCGTACCCCCGCTGACCGCACGGACCATGGCCGCCCGCGCACGGCGCAGAGGGGACACGGCATGA
- the pstC gene encoding phosphate ABC transporter permease subunit PstC, with the protein MPSLKRSRRLTDDGVLHGSADGDPSAGTVAGPLAAPAAAGGDVPRRLYADPGLPDKVFRTVARSGGTLVLLVMLLVGGFLFARARLALADAGWSFLTTSQWAPDAGNFGIAAVLVGTILIALIAIGFAFPLALGSALYISEYASPRLRRTLISVVDLMAAVPSVVYGLFGFFFLQDKVVPTARWIATYLGWIPVFGVEGADPDDPLSPPSVYTSSSMLAGLVVAMMIAPIICSIMREVFSQAPAGEREGAYALGATRWGMIRSVVLPFAKGGIIGGTMLGLGRALGETIGVFMVISLTFDVQWHVLQAGTSSVSSLIALRYGEAGEFGMSALMAAGFALFVMTLIVNFAASSIVARSRSGASSDA; encoded by the coding sequence GTGCCCTCGCTGAAAAGATCCAGACGCCTGACGGACGACGGCGTCCTCCACGGAAGCGCTGACGGCGATCCGTCCGCCGGAACCGTCGCCGGCCCGCTCGCCGCTCCGGCGGCGGCGGGCGGCGACGTTCCGCGGCGGCTGTACGCGGACCCCGGCCTGCCGGACAAGGTCTTCCGTACGGTCGCCCGCTCCGGCGGAACCCTCGTCCTGCTGGTGATGCTCCTCGTCGGCGGGTTCCTCTTCGCCCGGGCCCGGCTCGCCCTGGCGGACGCCGGCTGGTCCTTCCTCACCACCTCCCAATGGGCCCCCGACGCGGGGAACTTCGGCATCGCCGCCGTGCTCGTCGGGACGATCCTCATCGCCCTGATCGCGATCGGCTTCGCGTTCCCGCTGGCCCTCGGTTCCGCGCTCTACATCTCCGAGTACGCCTCACCGAGGCTGCGCCGCACCCTCATCAGCGTGGTCGACCTGATGGCCGCCGTGCCGTCCGTCGTCTACGGCCTGTTCGGCTTCTTCTTCCTCCAGGACAAGGTGGTGCCCACCGCCCGGTGGATCGCCACCTACCTCGGCTGGATACCGGTGTTCGGCGTCGAGGGCGCCGACCCGGACGACCCGCTGTCGCCGCCGAGCGTCTACACCTCGTCGTCCATGCTCGCGGGGCTGGTCGTCGCGATGATGATCGCGCCGATCATCTGCTCGATCATGCGCGAGGTCTTCTCGCAGGCCCCGGCCGGCGAACGGGAGGGTGCCTACGCCCTCGGGGCGACCCGCTGGGGCATGATCCGCAGTGTCGTCCTGCCCTTCGCCAAGGGCGGCATCATCGGCGGCACGATGCTCGGGCTCGGCCGCGCGCTGGGCGAGACCATCGGCGTCTTCATGGTCATCTCGCTGACCTTCGACGTCCAGTGGCACGTGCTCCAGGCCGGCACCAGCTCGGTCTCCTCACTCATCGCCCTGCGTTACGGAGAGGCCGGCGAGTTCGGGATGTCGGCGCTGATGGCGGCCGGATTCGCCCTCTTCGTCATGACGCTGATCGTCAACTTCGCGGCATCGTCCATCGTCGCCCGCAGCCGCTCCGGCGCGTCCAGCGACGCCTGA
- a CDS encoding DUF742 domain-containing protein, with the protein MTDRPGEPRASAVRPYVITRGRAESGAEPLSWESLVMATEAAFPASLQPEHLAILTHCEGLISVAEVAAHLRQPPSVVQVLLADLVQWGLIVTRPPIPAAERADVTMLRKVLDGLESRI; encoded by the coding sequence ATGACGGACCGGCCCGGGGAGCCGAGAGCGTCGGCGGTACGCCCCTACGTCATCACCCGCGGCCGTGCGGAGTCCGGCGCCGAGCCGTTGTCCTGGGAGTCGCTGGTGATGGCCACGGAGGCGGCGTTCCCCGCGTCCCTCCAGCCGGAGCACCTCGCCATCCTGACGCACTGCGAGGGACTCATCTCGGTCGCGGAGGTGGCGGCGCACCTGCGCCAGCCGCCCTCGGTCGTGCAGGTGCTGCTCGCCGATCTCGTCCAGTGGGGGCTGATCGTGACCCGCCCTCCCATTCCCGCGGCGGAACGCGCGGATGTGACCATGCTCAGAAAGGTCCTCGATGGTCTCGAAAGCCGTATCTGA
- a CDS encoding cytochrome P450 family protein: MNTSPVNSAADGPYRLDPAGGCPHAANARLLRRSAVTEVIMPGEVEGMAVLGHDALKEFLQHPDVAKNAAHFAALQAGEIADGWPLKTFATVQGMTTADGADHRRLRSLMSKAFTPRRVEELRPRIEALTASLLDGLEAAAVAGDGVADLRTHFALPLPMGVICELLGVGPEHHDRLHRLSNQIVATDIGPEEAMAANREMVEVLSAVAAARAEEPGDDLTTALIAAREENGDRLAPQELLGTLMLTIIAGHETTLNLITNAVRALCTHRDQLALVLAGEASWEDVVEETLRWDSPVSYFPFRYPTRDLELDGTVIPKGTPVLAGYSAAGRDPNAHGPDAERFDITRDSKARHLSLGHGAHYCMGAPLARMEGTAALEQLFTRFPGLDLAVPEPELPRHASFVGNSVQRLPVRLHG; this comes from the coding sequence TTGAACACGTCACCGGTGAACTCCGCGGCCGACGGGCCGTACCGCCTCGACCCCGCGGGCGGGTGCCCGCACGCGGCCAACGCCCGGCTGCTGCGGCGCTCCGCGGTCACCGAGGTGATCATGCCCGGCGAGGTGGAGGGCATGGCGGTGCTGGGGCACGACGCGCTCAAGGAGTTCCTCCAGCACCCCGACGTCGCGAAGAACGCGGCGCACTTCGCGGCGCTCCAGGCCGGTGAGATCGCGGACGGCTGGCCGTTGAAGACGTTCGCCACCGTGCAGGGGATGACGACCGCCGACGGCGCCGACCACCGGCGGCTGCGGTCCCTGATGAGCAAGGCGTTCACCCCGCGCCGGGTGGAGGAACTCAGGCCGCGCATCGAGGCGTTGACGGCCTCGCTGCTGGACGGCCTGGAGGCGGCCGCCGTGGCCGGGGACGGGGTCGCCGATCTGCGGACGCACTTCGCGCTGCCGCTGCCGATGGGCGTCATCTGCGAACTGCTGGGTGTGGGGCCCGAACACCACGACCGGCTGCACCGGTTGTCCAACCAGATCGTCGCCACGGACATCGGCCCCGAGGAGGCGATGGCCGCCAACCGGGAGATGGTGGAGGTGCTGAGCGCGGTCGCCGCCGCCCGGGCCGAGGAGCCGGGCGACGACCTCACCACCGCGCTGATCGCGGCGCGTGAGGAGAACGGCGACCGGCTGGCCCCGCAGGAGCTGCTCGGCACCCTGATGCTCACGATCATCGCCGGGCACGAGACGACCCTCAACCTGATCACCAACGCGGTACGGGCGCTCTGCACCCACCGCGACCAGCTCGCCCTGGTCCTCGCGGGCGAGGCGAGCTGGGAGGACGTGGTGGAGGAGACGCTGCGCTGGGACAGCCCGGTGAGCTACTTCCCGTTCCGCTACCCGACGCGCGACCTGGAGCTCGACGGCACCGTGATCCCCAAGGGGACGCCGGTACTGGCCGGTTACTCGGCGGCGGGCCGCGACCCGAACGCCCACGGCCCCGACGCCGAGCGCTTCGACATCACCCGCGACAGCAAGGCCCGCCACCTCTCGCTGGGCCACGGCGCCCATTACTGCATGGGCGCCCCGCTGGCCCGGATGGAAGGCACGGCGGCGCTGGAGCAGCTGTTCACCCGCTTCCCCGGCCTCGATCTGGCCGTGCCCGAGCCCGAACTCCCCCGGCACGCCTCCTTCGTGGGCAACAGCGTGCAGCGACTGCCGGTGCGCCTGCACGGCTGA
- a CDS encoding roadblock/LC7 domain-containing protein has translation MTGTITRLPDLGWMLRPLTEIPGVRHAVVVSEDGLRLGHASAKNLKGPVSGLSVAEAESLSAACAAMTMTGRSTTTLLFGSGVGLRQLMLESDHGFVLFTHAGVGAHLGVATDLEADVGLVAQQMQLLVAKIGAHLSSLPRDQAIASS, from the coding sequence GTGACCGGAACCATCACTCGACTCCCCGACCTGGGCTGGATGCTCCGCCCGCTCACCGAGATCCCCGGCGTCCGGCACGCCGTCGTCGTCTCGGAGGACGGTCTGCGTCTCGGCCACGCGTCCGCGAAGAACCTCAAGGGCCCGGTGTCGGGTCTCAGCGTCGCCGAGGCGGAGTCGCTCTCGGCCGCCTGTGCGGCGATGACCATGACGGGCCGCTCCACGACGACCCTGCTCTTCGGGTCCGGCGTGGGGCTGCGCCAGTTGATGCTCGAGTCCGACCACGGGTTCGTCCTGTTCACCCACGCCGGGGTCGGCGCGCACCTGGGGGTCGCCACCGACCTGGAGGCGGACGTCGGCCTCGTGGCCCAGCAAATGCAGCTGCTGGTGGCGAAGATCGGCGCGCACCTGAGCAGTCTGCCGCGGGATCAGGCCATCGCGTCGTCATGA
- a CDS encoding cytochrome P450: protein MSTPHPPAGSAARCPWPAAPSASTATPLYGPDLDGDRMTLLYEEMRDAHGPVAPVSVAPGIDAWLVLGHRELLKLTRDEGDFSHDPRHWRLLREGRVPADAPILPMVGWRPALLFADGQQHRRMRAAVSDTLAGINGHELRRSVRAAAEGLIASFAGRGEADLVADYARTLPMRVVSGLLGLDDRTGRELVEAVAGIVSATSDSADASRRMGAILYGLIKEKRREPGEDITSTLLNHPAELTDEEVLHNLVVMFVAGNQTTVNWIATTLRILLCDPAFRSSLAGGHLSVDDALDLVLWRFPPTQNFPARYATRDMRFGGQDIRTGDMLILGLAAANADPEILPADGAPVVGNRSHLAFGAGPHTCPAQDPARLITRTAVDTIRHRLPDLELAVPESELQWIKSPWSKGLGALPVRFGTPQLPQGAVTPQSARDLAPARTAPWSTATHRPSSTVPY from the coding sequence ATGAGCACGCCGCATCCCCCGGCCGGGTCCGCCGCCCGGTGCCCCTGGCCCGCCGCCCCGTCCGCGTCGACGGCGACCCCGCTGTACGGGCCGGATCTCGACGGCGACCGGATGACCCTGTTGTACGAGGAGATGCGCGACGCGCACGGACCGGTCGCCCCGGTCTCCGTGGCTCCGGGCATCGACGCCTGGCTGGTGCTGGGCCACCGCGAGCTGCTCAAGCTCACCCGCGACGAGGGGGACTTCTCGCACGATCCGCGCCACTGGCGTCTGCTGCGCGAGGGCCGGGTGCCCGCCGACGCGCCGATCCTCCCGATGGTCGGCTGGCGCCCGGCGCTGCTCTTCGCGGACGGGCAGCAGCACCGCAGGATGCGGGCGGCCGTCTCCGACACGCTCGCCGGGATCAACGGCCACGAGCTGCGCCGGAGCGTACGGGCCGCCGCCGAGGGGCTGATCGCCTCGTTCGCCGGGCGGGGCGAGGCGGACCTGGTCGCCGACTACGCCCGTACGCTGCCGATGCGGGTGGTCAGCGGACTGCTCGGGCTGGACGACCGCACCGGGCGGGAGCTGGTGGAGGCCGTCGCGGGCATCGTCTCCGCCACCAGCGACTCGGCGGACGCCAGCCGGCGGATGGGCGCCATCCTCTACGGGCTGATCAAGGAGAAGCGGCGCGAGCCGGGCGAGGACATCACGTCCACGCTGCTGAACCACCCGGCGGAGCTCACCGACGAGGAGGTGCTGCACAACCTGGTGGTGATGTTCGTCGCGGGCAACCAGACCACGGTGAACTGGATCGCCACCACGCTGCGGATCCTCCTGTGCGACCCGGCGTTCCGCTCCTCGCTGGCCGGCGGCCACCTGAGCGTGGACGACGCGCTCGACCTGGTGCTGTGGCGCTTTCCGCCCACCCAGAACTTCCCCGCCCGCTACGCCACCCGCGACATGCGGTTCGGCGGACAGGACATCCGTACCGGCGACATGCTGATCCTGGGCCTGGCGGCGGCCAACGCGGACCCGGAGATCCTGCCGGCCGACGGTGCGCCGGTGGTCGGCAACCGCTCCCATCTGGCGTTCGGCGCCGGACCGCACACCTGCCCCGCGCAGGACCCGGCCCGGCTGATCACCCGGACCGCGGTGGACACCATCCGGCACCGGCTGCCGGATCTGGAACTCGCCGTGCCCGAATCGGAGTTGCAGTGGATCAAGTCTCCCTGGAGCAAGGGCCTGGGGGCGCTCCCGGTACGGTTCGGCACACCGCAGCTGCCGCAGGGGGCGGTCACCCCGCAGTCGGCGCGGGACCTCGCGCCGGCGCGGACGGCGCCCTGGAGCACCGCCACGCACCGGCCGTCCTCGACCGTGCCGTACTGA